The DNA window CCAAAATGTCCCTGCTCCCACGCTTTGTGTTGTTGCTCCTTGTAGTGGCAGCTTTCGCCACCATTCCCTCTCTAGCTGATGAACATGGCGGACCCCAtcatgatggtggtggtgatgatcaCAAACCTCCCCATTCTGAGAAGCCACCCCAAGAACATGATCATCATGAACCACCAAAGAAGAATCCTCCTACTGAAGAGCCTCCCCACCATGGTCCTCACCCTCAGGATGCCCTTGATTCTCACCATGTGAAGCAGCACGCAACTCCCGGGAAGAAGCCACCACCACAGCACAAGGGTCCTCCTCACCACCCTGGCCAGACTCTGCTTGAGGATGCCCAAGAATTAGCTGGAATGCCACGGAAGGTGAACCCATCTTCCAGTCCATTAAAGAAGACATCACCACCTGAGAAGAAGCACCCTGGCCCTGGTCCTTCACACAAGCCTAAACCTCCTGTTCATCATGAATAGAGCCATATCGCTTAGCTATGTACTACTGTAGTGTCTAGCTATTAAGGGTAAGAGGAGTGTGTAAAAAATAAATGGCTAGTGATGGCAGTCTAGTAGTATAATGCTGCTCCCAGTGAAGCAAAGAACATTCCTATACTTGTGGGAAATGGGAACTGCTCTTGCTCTACTATGTTTTAGCCTTTTATGTATTATGCATTATGAGTTGCATGTTTGAGAGTTGAGATCACAAGGACTTGAAGAGGGGTATTTCATATTCCTTATATTGTAATCCATGACAGATCAGTTATATTAAGCACCACGTATATTTCCAAGTCATTAGATGGAATCTTTTTTTGTTGCTTTGTTTTTCATTAAGTTCTGAATCTCAATATTCGTAGAGTCTGGATCAGGTCTTCATTTGAAAACCATTTTCGTATGTTTCTTGATCTCCACATGGAATTCATTCAATGTGAAAACCTATTGTAAAAAGAGAGACAACAAGTGAATTCCACCAAACCATTCTTGTACAAGGACCTAATTCTGATGCATATTCGTGTGTGGGTGGGAGTTGAGACTTTTAGGACATGAAGTGCACGTTCAAATGAATATACGTGTTGAGGATCTGAACAAGAGAATATCACGTGtagttattttttattagtacctactttatttatttctgaTGGGATTAGGAGAGGGATTAGGAGAGGGAGATGAGAACCACCAGGAGGCTCAAACCCGAGACCTTCTGGTGAGCATGGACTTTTACTACACCACATTGCACAAACTACATTAGATAGTTGTCCTCGTCAGCTATAATATTATTCAATATTTTTACCTATCATCCGACCCCATTTGTGTTGGACTTTTACTACACCACACTGCACAAACTACGTTAGACAATTGTCCTCATCAGCTGTGTCCTCATCAGCTGTAATATTATTCAATATTTTTACCTATCATCCGACCCCATTTGTGTGAGAGAGAATGGAGGTATTTTCCCTTGATAACAGCCTACTCTcccattttaatttaatttttatttgttagattagttaattattttatttttacaccGTTATAATGCCAATATTATTGTAAATATAATGTAATATTGCATTTTACGTTGTTATAATGCCGAGTTTTTGTAAACAATATTCTAGGACTCTGCATTTTATGCCCTTATAATTGCAAAATTCCTACAAAATGGTTTTCCAAATTCTCCCCGTTTAAGTAGtcataatttttaaaataaacaaatattcCCTTTGTTAAGTTGTTATACTGTCAAATTTGGATTTCTAATATGCTCAATATTTCATATTTATATGTGGTAATAACATCAAAATGAACTTCTATATCAGTTGGGGTTGGGTGCATAAAACCTTCCCAGACCTTGACACCTACCTAGAGATCTAGGAAGTCCAGAAGCCTTATCCATTTGAGTTATATCTCTCCTCGTAAGGGAGCGACCATTTCGGGTCCTAGACCCTTGTCTAGGTGGCAACCCCTAAAAAGAACCTAGGTGTATCTCTCTTCCATGGCGGTCTCCACAaagttgaagatggaggtgTGAAATTCAACGTTTGTACCTATAGTACCCGAAGCCGAGTAACGTGCTCTTGTAAATACAACTTTTGAACTTATCTGGCTTTACTAGCTTCTACAATATATGAGTGCCAACTTCTCAATTCTGATCAAACTCAGAATCAATAGCAGTTGGGATTAGACTCGATCGAATGgattcatcctttttttttttttttaattgatatgTTGGAAAATTTTACGTACCTTTATATTAGAACCTGTCCATCGCTTGGAGAGTGCTCGACCGCACTGCTTTATACCTTACTAGTGGATCAGTATTGGATTAGGGATCAACCATGGTCGATACTGATTTGAACCGGGACATCCTAATCGATTCGATACtatttttaaaactttgattcTAACTCCCTACTTATTGTAACAACAAGAGTGTTGCTCAAATTGCTCATAATGATGTGTTTAACGAACGCACCAAACATATTGAGATTGATAGTCACTTTTTTCGTCATCATTTGCTTTGTAGAACTCTCACTCTTCCCTTTGTTTCATAAGTGCATCAACATGTAGATCTATTTAACTAAAATGCATCCAATTGGGAACTTTCATTGATTGGTGTCCAAACTCACGTTGGTTTTCTCCGATCCACCTTGAGTTTGAAGGAGGTGTTTACGTATATTGTCTATTGAATATTATGAATTACCTTGTATTGTCCTTCCTTATATGGTCTTTTCTTATGTAGACCTACCTTATATGGGTACGTATCTTTCTCGTGTATTTAATTATACCTTTCTAATGAATACACAAATCAAGGTTTTACCAAAGTTATCAATCTGCAACCTTACGAGTATGACTGAAGTTAAGTGGCAAATAAGATATGTCTTCAATCTGAGTATGCTAGCTAGCATACTTAAGGAGACATTTGCACACTTGGATAAGCAACCGCACCCTTGTGTAGATGAACCTGAACAGTTTACATGTTTTTAGGGTCTTTATCTTGAACACACTCACACATTTGTGGAGAGTACGTCCTCTTGA is part of the Macadamia integrifolia cultivar HAES 741 chromosome 9, SCU_Mint_v3, whole genome shotgun sequence genome and encodes:
- the LOC122089644 gene encoding early nodulin-75-like, with the translated sequence MSLLPRFVLLLLVVAAFATIPSLADEHGGPHHDGGGDDHKPPHSEKPPQEHDHHEPPKKNPPTEEPPHHGPHPQDALDSHHVKQHATPGKKPPPQHKGPPHHPGQTLLEDAQELAGMPRKVNPSSSPLKKTSPPEKKHPGPGPSHKPKPPVHHE